One window of Rasiella rasia genomic DNA carries:
- a CDS encoding AAA family ATPase: MENPEENPVPQQQSEDLQFNNRIPLEELKVAVNEIKSQLGKVIIGQEDFIELLIVGLLANGHVLIEGVPGIAKTITAKLFAKTLKTDFSRIQFTPDLMPSDVLGTSILNMKSSAFEFKKGPIFSNVVLIDEINRAPAKTQAALFEVMEERQITMDGEKYVMDYPFMVLATQNPVEQEGTYALPEAQLDRFIFKIKVGYPKLEEEVTILKTHHDRKLGVAQDAIEGVLSSEDLKKFRGQVQEILIEDKIFNYIAQVVDKTRNHPHLYLGGSPRASLAIMNASKAFAAINGRDFVTPDDVKRGLAPVLRHRIILSPEREMEGMTPETVIDMIAQSIEIPR; this comes from the coding sequence ATGGAAAATCCTGAAGAAAACCCAGTACCACAGCAACAGTCTGAAGACTTGCAATTTAATAATCGTATCCCACTAGAAGAATTAAAAGTAGCGGTAAACGAAATAAAGAGCCAATTAGGAAAGGTAATTATTGGGCAAGAAGATTTTATAGAACTGCTTATAGTTGGCCTTTTAGCCAATGGGCATGTTTTAATTGAAGGAGTACCAGGTATCGCCAAAACTATAACAGCCAAACTATTTGCCAAGACGTTAAAAACAGATTTTAGTCGTATTCAGTTTACGCCAGATCTTATGCCTAGTGACGTGTTGGGTACTTCAATCTTAAATATGAAATCGTCTGCTTTCGAATTTAAGAAGGGACCTATTTTTAGTAATGTTGTACTTATTGACGAAATTAACCGTGCGCCAGCCAAAACCCAAGCAGCACTGTTTGAGGTAATGGAAGAACGACAAATAACCATGGATGGCGAAAAATACGTCATGGACTACCCGTTTATGGTGCTCGCTACACAAAACCCGGTCGAACAAGAAGGTACCTACGCCCTACCCGAAGCACAGCTAGACCGTTTTATTTTTAAAATTAAAGTTGGATATCCAAAACTAGAGGAAGAAGTAACCATACTAAAAACGCATCACGATAGAAAGTTAGGTGTGGCGCAAGATGCAATTGAAGGGGTACTTTCTTCCGAAGATCTTAAAAAATTTCGCGGACAGGTACAGGAGATTCTAATAGAAGACAAAATATTTAATTATATCGCCCAAGTAGTAGATAAAACACGTAATCATCCGCATTTGTACCTAGGTGGTTCGCCTAGAGCCTCATTGGCAATTATGAATGCATCTAAGGCGTTTGCAGCTATTAACGGACGTGATTTTGTCACTCCAGACGATGTAAAGCGCGGACTTGCACCCGTACTACGTCATCGTATTATACTATCTCCAGAACGTGAAATGGAAGGTATGACCCCAGAAACAGTTATTGATATGATAGCACAAAGTATTGAAATACCTCGTTAA
- a CDS encoding RDD family protein, which yields MDNFQIETAQNVNIAQNVGGVGERVLAFIIDYAIIFLYIILVSIALGALGLDDDFVFLVYMTVGLPIFCYSLLWETFWNGRSPGKALMKLRVVKLDGSKPAFSNYFIRWLLRIIDIGVTSGALALVTVLLNGKGQRLGDIAAATTVITEKKVIGLAQTLVMDIPEDYVAKYPQVTVFTDAEMSTIKSLFWDAKYNSNHNVILKLTQRLSTVMEVTPEETPIAFVDKVIKDYNFYTQNM from the coding sequence ATGGATAATTTTCAAATAGAAACAGCCCAAAATGTTAACATAGCTCAAAATGTAGGTGGGGTTGGTGAACGGGTATTAGCATTCATTATAGACTATGCAATTATATTCTTGTATATCATTCTGGTTTCTATTGCATTAGGGGCGTTAGGATTGGATGACGATTTCGTTTTCTTAGTATACATGACTGTAGGCTTGCCTATTTTTTGCTATAGTTTATTATGGGAAACTTTCTGGAATGGAAGAAGCCCCGGAAAAGCATTAATGAAATTACGCGTCGTAAAACTTGACGGAAGCAAACCTGCATTTTCTAATTATTTTATTAGATGGTTGTTACGTATCATAGACATAGGAGTAACAAGTGGCGCATTAGCACTTGTTACCGTTTTGTTGAACGGGAAAGGGCAGCGTTTAGGAGATATTGCCGCCGCAACTACGGTAATAACTGAGAAGAAAGTAATAGGGTTGGCGCAAACCCTCGTCATGGATATTCCTGAAGACTATGTAGCTAAATATCCACAAGTCACGGTTTTTACCGATGCCGAAATGTCAACCATAAAAAGTCTTTTTTGGGACGCAAAATACAATAGCAATCACAACGTCATTCTAAAACTTACCCAACGCCTTTCTACGGTTATGGAAGTGACCCCAGAAGAAACACCTATTGCCTTTGTAGACAAAGTGATAAAAGACTATAACTTCTATACTCAAAACATGTGA
- a CDS encoding stage II sporulation protein M has product MREAAFAKQNKDKWLRFESVLRNNIQVPPDELSALYVEVTDHLSFAQTFYPKSNTLRYLNGLSVLAHQKIYKTKRESRKRFITFFTQEFPLFFSQYHKQLLIAFVTFAIFTIVGAYSAATDGDFVRLILGDGYVNMTLENIEDGDPMRVYKEMNELNMSLGITINNIRVALMAFAFGLFLSLGTLFILMRNAIMLGSFQYFFYDQGLFWESARTIWIHGTIEISVIIIAGCAGLVLGNSILFPGTYSRVQSFVRGAKDGVKILISTIPFFIIAGFLEGFVTRHTEMPDWLAIIIIGGSLALILFYYVFYPLHLKRKLKQKLAESNKNQIL; this is encoded by the coding sequence ATGCGCGAAGCCGCTTTTGCGAAACAAAATAAAGATAAATGGTTAAGATTTGAAAGTGTTCTACGGAATAATATTCAAGTCCCACCAGACGAATTGAGCGCATTGTACGTAGAAGTCACAGATCACCTTAGTTTTGCCCAAACATTTTACCCCAAAAGTAACACCTTGCGATATCTAAATGGGCTCTCTGTGCTGGCGCATCAAAAAATTTATAAGACGAAGCGAGAATCGCGCAAACGTTTTATTACTTTTTTCACGCAAGAATTTCCTCTGTTCTTTTCACAATACCACAAACAGCTGCTCATTGCGTTTGTTACATTTGCCATCTTTACGATTGTTGGTGCATACTCTGCCGCTACAGACGGCGATTTTGTGCGCCTTATACTGGGTGATGGGTATGTAAACATGACGCTAGAGAATATTGAAGATGGTGACCCCATGCGGGTGTACAAGGAGATGAATGAGCTCAACATGTCGTTGGGTATTACCATCAATAATATTAGAGTAGCCCTCATGGCCTTTGCGTTTGGTCTATTTTTGTCTTTAGGTACATTATTTATATTAATGCGCAACGCTATCATGCTAGGTTCTTTTCAATACTTCTTTTATGATCAAGGATTGTTTTGGGAAAGTGCTAGAACAATCTGGATTCATGGAACAATAGAAATATCAGTCATTATTATTGCAGGCTGTGCCGGATTGGTTTTAGGTAATAGTATTTTATTTCCAGGCACCTACTCTCGTGTGCAATCGTTTGTTCGTGGTGCAAAAGATGGCGTTAAAATACTTATTAGTACCATTCCATTTTTCATTATTGCTGGTTTTTTAGAGGGTTTTGTAACCCGTCATACCGAAATGCCCGATTGGCTCGCAATAATAATTATAGGAGGGTCTTTGGCGCTCATATTATTTTATTATGTCTTCTATCCATTACATTTAAAAAGAAAACTAAAACAAAAGCTTGCAGAAAGTAACAAGAACCAAATTCTGTAG
- a CDS encoding DUF2141 domain-containing protein encodes MKAIITTVLVLLAAYANAQMEVSYTEEVEGTTITITVPVNSDKGEIIAGLYNETSFLKSAPLQGASSGIKDGIATLTFTGVTPGVYGITIFHDTNNNKRMDFEPSGMPKENYGVSNNVMSFGPPQWADAKFEVASDAIEMEIRM; translated from the coding sequence ATGAAAGCAATTATCACAACAGTTCTAGTATTATTAGCCGCTTACGCCAACGCACAAATGGAAGTTTCTTATACCGAAGAAGTAGAAGGAACTACCATAACTATCACCGTTCCTGTGAACAGCGATAAAGGAGAAATTATCGCAGGCCTTTACAATGAAACCTCTTTTCTAAAATCTGCTCCTCTTCAAGGTGCTAGTAGTGGTATTAAAGATGGCATTGCTACGCTAACCTTTACCGGTGTAACACCAGGAGTTTACGGTATTACTATATTTCATGACACCAACAATAATAAGAGAATGGATTTTGAACCAAGTGGAATGCCAAAAGAAAACTATGGAGTTTCTAACAACGTTATGAGTTTTGGACCACCCCAATGGGCAGATGCTAAATTTGAAGTAGCTAGTGATGCTATAGAAATGGAAATTAGAATGTAA
- a CDS encoding DUF4129 domain-containing protein, whose protein sequence is MKKFIFILLIFFSAEISVAQDSIPAIEETVIQYDSTSQKTPLSLDKETLEEYKNDSDFNYKPTQEADNWWTQFLDWISNIWSKFWRWVGNIWRSFWNLFIDDAENSTLWAFVINVLPYLILLTLIAFVVWLFFKLNPGAKLLHSKTKPDIFFSEDEEIIRTRDIKKLIEKALDKKQYRLAVRYYYLLILKQLTEAELIDYEFDKTNSDYFTEITSEAINTGFRKATVLYDYIWYGNFTVTEEDFRKAQRTFNALEKSIPKGL, encoded by the coding sequence TTGAAAAAGTTCATCTTCATACTACTTATTTTTTTCTCTGCGGAAATTTCCGTGGCGCAAGATAGTATTCCTGCTATTGAAGAAACCGTAATACAATACGACAGTACCAGTCAAAAAACTCCGCTAAGCTTAGATAAAGAAACCCTCGAGGAGTATAAAAATGATAGTGATTTTAATTATAAACCCACGCAAGAAGCAGACAACTGGTGGACTCAATTCTTAGATTGGATAAGCAATATTTGGAGTAAGTTTTGGAGGTGGGTCGGAAATATTTGGCGCTCTTTCTGGAATCTCTTTATAGATGATGCCGAAAATAGCACACTATGGGCGTTTGTTATAAACGTACTCCCCTACCTCATTCTATTAACTCTAATTGCATTTGTTGTTTGGCTCTTCTTTAAGTTAAACCCTGGTGCAAAACTCCTACACTCAAAAACAAAGCCCGACATCTTTTTTTCTGAAGATGAAGAAATCATTAGGACGCGAGATATTAAAAAGCTTATTGAAAAAGCGCTGGATAAAAAACAATACCGATTGGCGGTTCGCTATTACTACCTCCTAATATTGAAGCAGCTTACCGAAGCAGAATTAATAGATTATGAATTTGATAAAACAAATAGCGATTATTTTACTGAAATAACTTCAGAAGCTATAAATACTGGATTTAGAAAGGCCACCGTCCTGTACGACTATATCTGGTACGGCAACTTTACGGTAACCGAAGAAGATTTCCGCAAAGCCCAACGTACGTTTAATGCATTAGAAAAAAGCATTCCTAAAGGACTATGA
- a CDS encoding DUF58 domain-containing protein — protein sequence MIKFFKSLYLTPRFFYVVAAIVVLFLLSYGWNGLYGITWLVVLGICVLMLFEVAMLYSRAGLSAKRILPEKFSNSDNNEVLIQLDNSYAFSIKVGIVDELPVQFQKRDFFKVINLQGKQRNTFMYMARPVERGEYVFGNLNLFVTSVIGLLRKRYTFSNEQMVKVYPSFIQMKKYDFLAIDNRLSHIGLKKIRKIGHTMEFEQIKEYVVGDDVRTVNWKASAKHARLMVNQFQDEKMQPVYSIIDTSRVMKMPFNELKLVDYAINSTLAFSNIALKKNDKVGLIDFSNTIGNFLPAQAKKTYLNNILDTLYNIDSKFLDSDIGMLQALVRRRITHRSLLLLYTNFEHISSLHRQLPYLQAIAKKHVLVVIFFENTELRKLSDAQPENLADIFDKTIAQQFQFDKKLMVRELQQRGIQTVLTAPEDLTVNTINKYLEIKARGLL from the coding sequence ATGATTAAATTCTTTAAATCACTTTACCTAACACCGCGATTTTTTTATGTCGTGGCTGCGATAGTTGTACTGTTCTTACTTTCGTACGGCTGGAATGGTTTGTATGGTATTACGTGGTTAGTGGTTTTAGGAATTTGTGTACTCATGCTGTTTGAAGTTGCCATGCTGTACAGTCGTGCGGGACTTTCTGCTAAAAGAATACTTCCAGAAAAATTTTCAAATAGCGATAATAATGAAGTTTTAATACAACTAGATAACAGCTATGCCTTTAGTATTAAAGTAGGCATTGTAGATGAACTACCGGTACAATTCCAGAAAAGAGATTTTTTTAAGGTAATTAATCTACAAGGAAAGCAGCGTAACACCTTTATGTATATGGCGCGTCCTGTTGAGCGTGGTGAGTATGTCTTCGGAAACTTAAACCTATTTGTTACTTCGGTTATTGGGTTGCTACGTAAGCGATACACGTTTAGTAACGAGCAAATGGTGAAGGTATATCCTTCGTTTATACAGATGAAGAAATACGACTTTCTTGCAATAGACAACAGGCTATCACATATTGGTCTTAAAAAGATAAGAAAGATTGGCCATACAATGGAGTTTGAGCAAATTAAAGAATATGTGGTGGGCGATGATGTTAGAACTGTTAATTGGAAGGCATCGGCAAAGCATGCCCGGTTGATGGTGAATCAATTTCAGGACGAAAAAATGCAACCGGTTTACAGTATTATAGATACCAGTCGTGTTATGAAAATGCCTTTTAACGAGCTGAAATTAGTAGATTATGCCATAAACAGTACGCTAGCATTTAGCAACATAGCCCTTAAAAAGAACGACAAGGTGGGCCTGATAGATTTTAGCAATACCATTGGTAACTTTCTTCCTGCTCAGGCTAAAAAAACATATCTCAACAACATTTTAGATACACTCTACAATATAGACTCTAAGTTTTTAGATTCAGACATTGGCATGTTACAGGCGCTTGTGCGTCGCCGAATTACACATAGAAGTCTACTACTACTGTATACAAACTTTGAACATATTTCTTCGCTACATAGGCAACTTCCATATTTACAAGCTATTGCCAAAAAACACGTGTTAGTAGTAATTTTCTTTGAAAATACCGAATTGCGAAAGTTAAGCGACGCGCAACCAGAGAATTTAGCCGATATTTTTGACAAAACCATTGCGCAACAATTTCAATTCGATAAAAAGTTAATGGTACGCGAATTACAACAGCGCGGTATTCAAACGGTATTGACTGCACCCGAAGATCTCACCGTAAATACCATTAATAAATATCTAGAAATTAAGGCAAGAGGGTTGCTATAA
- a CDS encoding DUF4350 domain-containing protein has product MTKLQKIVFFSMLLLVALLVYAEATKRQPISWFPSYSRVDKIPLGTYVLHDLLSEKLEDNFIEQHRPPYEVLADTTLEGTYFFVNNYLGFDTVELEELLTWTERGNTLFLSSNSFAVKLLDTLSLDMTTEYHINNLGTEPLLALVNENLKAKQPYHIERSLTIRPFMFADTLSQTVLGVTESYLDSLVNSEPKPNFIKTSFGKGTVYLHSQPEVFTNYFILEKDNVNYTEGVLAYINTDKPLYWDSHYKSGKPIQTSPLHILLNNKYLRWAYYMMLIGALLFVLFEGKRKQRKIAVVAPPSNKTFEYTRTIAGMYWDQKDYGAIANKQIALFLEFIRTRLRIPTETMNSRFMKTVAARSGNTEEDTKALFTFIQQIQALEQITPETLFKLHTKITTYKQKTDGKS; this is encoded by the coding sequence ATGACAAAACTCCAAAAAATAGTGTTCTTTTCAATGCTGCTTCTTGTGGCTCTTTTGGTGTATGCAGAAGCTACCAAAAGACAGCCCATTAGTTGGTTTCCTAGTTATAGTAGGGTAGATAAAATTCCGCTGGGCACCTACGTCTTGCACGATTTACTCAGTGAAAAGTTAGAAGATAATTTTATTGAACAGCATCGGCCACCCTATGAAGTGCTGGCAGACACCACTTTAGAAGGCACTTATTTCTTTGTTAATAACTACCTCGGCTTTGATACTGTTGAGTTAGAAGAGCTTTTAACTTGGACCGAAAGAGGTAATACGTTGTTTCTATCTTCCAATAGTTTTGCGGTAAAACTACTCGATACGCTTTCCTTAGACATGACTACAGAGTACCACATAAATAATTTAGGTACTGAGCCACTGTTAGCATTGGTAAATGAAAATTTAAAAGCAAAGCAACCGTATCATATAGAACGTAGCCTTACCATAAGACCGTTTATGTTCGCAGACACCTTATCACAAACTGTCTTAGGAGTAACAGAATCTTACTTAGACAGTCTAGTAAATTCAGAGCCTAAGCCCAATTTTATTAAAACTTCGTTTGGCAAGGGTACAGTTTATTTACACAGCCAACCTGAAGTTTTTACAAACTATTTCATCTTAGAAAAAGATAACGTTAACTACACTGAAGGTGTTCTAGCTTACATCAACACAGACAAACCATTGTATTGGGACAGCCATTATAAATCTGGAAAGCCAATACAAACATCGCCTTTGCACATTCTACTTAACAACAAATACTTGCGTTGGGCCTATTACATGATGTTAATTGGAGCACTTCTTTTTGTGTTGTTTGAAGGAAAACGTAAGCAAAGAAAAATTGCGGTGGTTGCACCTCCATCTAACAAAACATTTGAGTATACTAGAACTATTGCAGGTATGTACTGGGACCAGAAAGATTATGGTGCCATTGCAAACAAACAAATTGCGTTGTTTTTAGAGTTTATTAGAACCCGTTTACGCATTCCTACAGAAACAATGAACAGCCGATTTATGAAAACGGTTGCTGCAAGAAGCGGAAATACCGAAGAAGATACCAAAGCGTTGTTTACTTTTATACAGCAAATTCAAGCGCTTGAACAAATAACACCCGAAACGCTATTTAAGTTACATACAAAAATTACTACCTATAAACAGAAGACAGATGGAAAATCCTGA
- a CDS encoding hydrogen peroxide-inducible genes activator — MTITQLKYVLAVAEQQNFTKAAEKTFVTQPTLSMQIQKLEDELDILIFDRSKKPIELTEIGRKIVSQARSIVNEADRMQDVVDQQKGFVGGEFKLGIIPTIMPTLLPMFLKTFTKRHPRVQLMIEELTTDEIITKINDGHLDAAIAATPLYQEKIKERVLYYEPFVGYIPQNHRLTSKNEIKTSDLEIEDILLLEDGHCFRDGVVNLCKSSKLNGDQSFQLQSGSFETLIKLSNEGLGMTLLPYLHTLDISEVQKKNLKHFSKPLPSREVSLIYSTSELRLQIINALYDTISGVVRGAIAFQDVEIISPKKQ; from the coding sequence ATGACGATAACACAATTAAAATACGTACTTGCAGTTGCAGAGCAGCAAAATTTTACCAAAGCAGCCGAAAAGACTTTTGTAACCCAGCCTACCTTAAGTATGCAAATTCAGAAGTTAGAAGACGAATTAGACATTCTAATTTTTGATAGAAGCAAGAAACCGATAGAACTTACTGAAATCGGTAGAAAGATTGTGAGTCAGGCGCGTAGCATTGTAAACGAAGCAGATAGAATGCAAGATGTAGTAGATCAACAAAAGGGTTTTGTGGGCGGTGAATTTAAACTAGGAATAATTCCTACTATTATGCCAACCCTATTGCCCATGTTTCTAAAAACCTTTACAAAGCGACATCCAAGGGTTCAACTTATGATAGAAGAGTTGACTACAGACGAAATTATAACAAAAATTAACGACGGACATTTAGATGCAGCTATCGCAGCAACACCGTTATATCAGGAAAAAATAAAAGAGAGGGTTTTGTATTATGAACCCTTTGTTGGCTACATACCGCAAAACCATAGATTAACTAGTAAAAATGAAATTAAAACTTCAGATTTAGAAATTGAAGATATTTTATTATTAGAAGACGGGCATTGCTTTAGAGATGGTGTGGTGAACTTATGTAAATCTTCTAAATTGAATGGGGACCAATCATTTCAACTACAAAGTGGTAGCTTTGAAACCTTAATTAAATTAAGCAATGAAGGGTTAGGTATGACACTACTCCCCTATTTACATACCCTAGACATTTCCGAAGTGCAAAAAAAGAACTTAAAGCATTTTTCAAAACCATTGCCTTCTAGAGAGGTAAGTTTAATTTATAGTACTAGTGAATTGCGATTGCAAATTATAAATGCTCTTTATGACACCATATCGGGGGTAGTTAGGGGTGCTATTGCCTTTCAAGACGTAGAAATTATTAGTCCGAAAAAACAATAA
- a CDS encoding DUF4442 domain-containing protein, with translation MVLTPKKINTFTMFKLPSAYFTGVRVKEISSFSCTTSVKLKWINQNPFNSMFWAVQGMAAELSTGALVMAYIKENNANVSMLVANNKASFSKKAKGRITFVCNDGAAIKEAIEKTVANGDGQTCWMKAVGTDAAGDEVSVFEFEWTVRVKK, from the coding sequence ATGGTATTAACTCCAAAAAAAATAAACACTTTCACCATGTTTAAACTTCCATCTGCATATTTTACAGGTGTGCGAGTGAAAGAAATCTCTTCATTTTCATGTACAACTTCAGTGAAACTAAAGTGGATTAACCAAAATCCTTTTAATTCGATGTTCTGGGCTGTACAAGGGATGGCTGCAGAGTTAAGTACGGGTGCATTGGTAATGGCATATATAAAGGAGAACAATGCCAATGTTTCTATGCTAGTTGCCAATAATAAGGCATCTTTCAGCAAAAAAGCGAAGGGTCGCATCACTTTTGTGTGTAATGATGGTGCAGCTATAAAAGAGGCAATAGAAAAAACAGTTGCAAACGGTGACGGACAAACATGCTGGATGAAGGCAGTAGGGACTGATGCTGCTGGGGATGAGGTTTCTGTATTTGAATTTGAATGGACAGTAAGAGTGAAAAAGTGA
- a CDS encoding TIGR00266 family protein, whose translation MNAHEIDYTIFGEEMQYVEIELDPNEGVVAEAGSFMMMDDGISMETIFGDGSQKDKGFMGKIFGAGKRLLTGESLFMTAFYNTQSGKKHVSFASPYPGKIIAIDLTKFGEKFICQKDAFLCAAKGVSIGIEFSRKLGRGLFGGEGFIMQKLEGDGMAFVHAGGTTAIKELAPGEKLKIDTGCLIGFDHTVNYDVEFVGGIKNTLFGGEGLFFATLTGPGTVFVQSLPFSRLAKRVWAAAPRGGGKDKGEGSILGGLGDLLDGDNRF comes from the coding sequence ATGAACGCACATGAAATAGATTACACCATTTTTGGTGAAGAAATGCAATACGTTGAAATTGAATTAGACCCCAATGAAGGCGTTGTTGCCGAAGCTGGAAGTTTTATGATGATGGATGACGGTATTTCTATGGAAACCATCTTCGGAGATGGATCGCAGAAAGACAAGGGTTTTATGGGGAAAATTTTCGGAGCTGGGAAGCGTTTGCTCACAGGAGAAAGTTTATTCATGACAGCCTTCTATAATACCCAATCTGGCAAAAAGCACGTGAGCTTTGCTTCGCCTTATCCTGGTAAAATAATTGCAATAGATCTAACCAAGTTTGGAGAAAAGTTTATCTGCCAAAAAGATGCATTTCTTTGTGCAGCAAAAGGCGTAAGTATTGGAATTGAGTTTTCAAGAAAGTTAGGCCGAGGTTTATTTGGAGGTGAAGGCTTTATTATGCAAAAATTAGAAGGTGATGGTATGGCCTTTGTACATGCTGGCGGAACGACGGCAATAAAGGAATTAGCCCCAGGCGAAAAACTAAAGATTGACACAGGCTGTCTAATTGGATTTGATCACACAGTGAATTATGATGTTGAGTTTGTTGGTGGAATTAAAAATACTCTATTTGGTGGTGAAGGACTGTTCTTTGCAACATTAACTGGTCCAGGAACCGTATTTGTGCAATCGTTACCATTTAGCAGGTTAGCCAAGCGAGTATGGGCGGCAGCACCCAGAGGTGGAGGTAAAGACAAGGGAGAAGGAAGCATTTTAGGAGGGTTAGGAGACCTCTTAGACGGAGATAATCGATTTTAA
- a CDS encoding T9SS type A sorting domain-containing protein, giving the protein MKIRMAPFFLLACFYTHAQSISIPDANFKSTLVNDTVADFDGDGNLDGDVDTNNDGEIQYSEALAVHTLRIDGRQISSLDGIEAFENLAIISASSNEISEIDVFNNQQLIQLNVHSNNLSSIDVSNNVLLEGLYLISNNISNINVSQNINLKELDVRLNYLTSINVSTLTALEKLYVSSNGISSLDLSNNSKLRVLDAHTNQISFIDITQCADLISVELSQNNLTEIDVSNNPNLLNILVPDNNLTSLDTSNNPVVSYIYCFNNSISSLDLSTNTVLRAVHAYNNSLVSVNFANGDNSNINYFYVQDNPELVCIQVDNESYSNNQTCYYPGGGWCKDETATYNDDCEFETETEIESEDVVVNETLLSPNPAGDSITVYAEYAIDRIRVYNLHGNLVEKFEISNTLNISGLTAGIYYVEVVSGGQRSMAKFVKN; this is encoded by the coding sequence ATGAAAATCCGAATGGCTCCCTTTTTTCTGCTCGCATGTTTTTATACCCACGCTCAGAGCATTTCCATACCCGATGCTAATTTTAAAAGTACACTTGTAAATGATACCGTAGCCGATTTCGATGGAGATGGAAATTTGGATGGAGATGTTGATACCAATAATGATGGTGAAATCCAATATTCCGAAGCATTGGCTGTTCATACATTGCGAATTGATGGGAGACAGATATCTTCATTAGACGGAATTGAAGCCTTTGAAAATTTGGCGATAATAAGTGCATCGTCAAACGAAATTTCGGAAATAGACGTATTTAATAACCAACAATTAATTCAATTAAATGTTCACAGTAATAATCTATCAAGTATTGATGTGTCAAATAATGTATTGTTGGAAGGACTATATTTAATCTCAAATAACATTTCTAACATTAACGTCTCTCAGAATATCAACTTGAAAGAATTGGATGTCCGCCTTAATTATCTAACTAGTATCAATGTAAGTACGTTAACCGCCTTAGAAAAGTTGTACGTATCAAGTAATGGTATATCAAGTCTCGATTTGTCTAACAATAGTAAATTGAGAGTATTAGATGCTCACACGAATCAAATTTCATTTATAGACATTACACAATGTGCCGATTTAATTTCTGTTGAATTATCGCAGAATAATTTAACTGAAATCGATGTTAGTAATAACCCTAACCTACTTAATATACTCGTTCCAGATAATAATTTAACCAGTCTAGATACTTCAAATAACCCTGTAGTTAGTTATATATATTGTTTCAACAATAGTATAAGTTCGCTAGACTTATCTACTAATACTGTATTAAGAGCTGTTCATGCTTACAATAATTCACTTGTCTCTGTAAATTTTGCCAATGGAGACAATTCAAATATTAACTACTTCTATGTACAAGATAACCCTGAGTTGGTATGCATTCAGGTTGACAATGAAAGCTATTCAAATAATCAAACATGCTATTATCCGGGTGGAGGATGGTGTAAAGACGAGACTGCTACGTACAACGATGACTGTGAATTTGAAACTGAAACTGAAATTGAATCAGAAGATGTGGTGGTAAATGAGACTTTATTGAGCCCTAATCCTGCGGGCGATAGCATTACCGTGTATGCAGAATATGCAATTGATAGAATACGTGTTTATAATCTACATGGAAATTTGGTAGAAAAATTTGAAATTTCTAATACATTAAATATATCCGGACTAACTGCTGGAATATATTATGTAGAGGTTGTTAGTGGTGGGCAAAGAAGTATGGCTAAGTTTGTGAAAAATTAA